The proteins below are encoded in one region of Sulfitobacter sp. SK012:
- a CDS encoding M20 aminoacylase family protein gives MPVKNRFAELHDDITAWRRDIHTHPEILFETHRTSALVAEKLRAFGCDEVVEGIGRTGVVGVIKGNTTASGKVIGLRADMDALPINEETGVEYASQTPDAMHACGHDGHTAMLLGAAQYLAETRNFDGTVVVIFQPAEEGGGGGKEMCDDGMMDRWSIQEVYGMHNWPGMPVGSFGIRSGPFFAATDLLEIEVEGRGGHAAKPHETIDTTVVSAHIVTALQTIVSRNADPIGNIVVSITSLETSSKAFNVIPQKVQMNGTVRTLSNDLRDLAEKRVVEICEGIAGSFGATAKVKYTRNYPVMANHDEQTAFAADVARSVSGACEEAPLVMGGEDFAFMLEARPGAYILVGNGDTANVHHPKYNFNDDAIPAGCSWWAGLAEQRMPI, from the coding sequence ATGCCCGTCAAGAACCGCTTTGCCGAACTGCACGACGACATCACCGCGTGGCGCCGCGACATTCATACACATCCAGAGATTTTGTTTGAGACGCACCGCACTTCTGCGCTGGTCGCGGAAAAGCTGCGTGCTTTTGGCTGTGATGAAGTGGTGGAGGGCATCGGACGCACCGGCGTCGTGGGTGTGATCAAGGGCAATACAACCGCATCGGGCAAGGTGATCGGGTTGCGGGCGGACATGGACGCCTTGCCGATCAACGAAGAAACAGGTGTGGAATACGCCTCGCAGACGCCGGACGCGATGCATGCATGTGGCCATGACGGGCACACCGCGATGTTGCTGGGTGCAGCGCAATATCTGGCTGAGACACGCAATTTTGACGGAACTGTTGTGGTGATCTTTCAGCCCGCCGAAGAGGGTGGTGGTGGCGGCAAGGAGATGTGCGACGATGGCATGATGGACCGCTGGAGCATTCAAGAAGTGTACGGCATGCACAATTGGCCCGGTATGCCTGTTGGCAGCTTTGGTATCCGGTCGGGCCCCTTTTTCGCCGCGACGGACCTTTTGGAAATCGAAGTCGAAGGTCGTGGGGGCCACGCGGCCAAGCCACACGAGACCATTGATACCACGGTTGTTTCAGCACATATCGTCACAGCACTGCAGACCATCGTCAGTCGCAATGCTGATCCCATCGGCAATATTGTGGTGTCGATCACGTCCTTAGAGACGTCTTCGAAAGCGTTTAATGTGATCCCGCAAAAAGTGCAGATGAACGGTACCGTCCGCACGCTGTCGAATGATCTGCGCGATCTGGCGGAAAAACGTGTGGTCGAGATTTGCGAAGGGATTGCTGGCAGCTTCGGGGCGACGGCGAAGGTCAAATACACCCGCAACTATCCGGTGATGGCCAATCACGACGAACAGACTGCCTTTGCGGCGGACGTAGCGCGGTCTGTTTCGGGCGCTTGTGAAGAGGCACCGTTGGTTATGGGCGGCGAAGATTTTGCCTTTATGCTCGAGGCGCGTCCGGGTGCATATATCCTAGTGGGTAATGGCGATACTGCGAATGTTCACCACCCCAAATATAACTTCAACGATGATGCGATTCCAGCAGGGTGCAGCTGGTGGGCAGGCCTTGCCGAACAACGGATGCCGATCTAA
- a CDS encoding glycosyltransferase family 4 protein — protein MSQDFRVIAPNFKRRLSGVTATIVRLVPLQAKDIEIVATGPVLPSHVPQIPLHQLITMSRGPTRVWHARRNVEMLGGLGLKYLLGKRLKLLFTSASQRKQTGLTRWLIRRMDGVIATSDRTASYLEGAADVIMHGIDTEGFAPVSDRKALRKKMGLPTSGPLIGCYGRIRAQKGTDAYVDAMIEVLGKHPDASALVMGRATQEHEAFERDLRSRVTKAGLAERILFMPEVPTEAMADWYAALDLYVAPQRWEGFGLTPIEAMATGCPVVATRVGAFEQLVVQDETGLLVDADDIPGLAAATAEALSDPERLARWRTASRAHVEADYSIKREAAAIVAVYRRLLDAP, from the coding sequence ATGAGCCAAGATTTTCGCGTCATCGCCCCGAATTTCAAACGCCGCCTCTCGGGGGTGACCGCAACCATCGTGCGCCTTGTCCCGCTGCAAGCGAAAGACATCGAAATTGTCGCCACCGGGCCGGTACTGCCAAGCCATGTGCCACAAATCCCGCTGCACCAGCTGATCACCATGTCGCGCGGGCCAACCCGTGTCTGGCACGCCCGCCGCAATGTTGAAATGCTGGGCGGGCTGGGGCTGAAATACCTGTTAGGCAAACGGCTTAAGCTGCTGTTCACCTCCGCGTCGCAACGCAAGCAGACCGGCCTGACACGGTGGCTTATCCGGCGCATGGACGGTGTGATTGCCACATCGGACCGCACGGCCAGCTACCTTGAGGGCGCGGCTGACGTTATCATGCATGGCATCGACACTGAGGGTTTTGCCCCCGTGTCAGATCGCAAGGCCTTGCGCAAGAAAATGGGCCTGCCGACGAGCGGTCCACTGATCGGCTGTTATGGCCGTATTCGCGCGCAAAAAGGCACGGACGCCTATGTCGATGCAATGATCGAAGTCTTGGGGAAACACCCAGACGCATCCGCCCTTGTGATGGGCCGTGCCACCCAAGAGCATGAGGCGTTTGAGCGCGACCTGCGGAGCCGCGTGACAAAAGCCGGTCTGGCAGAGCGTATCTTGTTCATGCCCGAGGTTCCGACCGAAGCCATGGCCGACTGGTACGCAGCTCTTGATCTTTATGTGGCCCCTCAGCGCTGGGAGGGCTTCGGCCTGACCCCGATCGAGGCCATGGCGACGGGATGTCCCGTTGTCGCCACCCGCGTCGGCGCATTTGAGCAATTGGTCGTGCAGGATGAAACCGGTCTGCTGGTGGATGCAGACGATATCCCTGGCCTCGCGGCGGCAACCGCCGAGGCCTTATCAGACCCCGAGCGGCTTGCCCGTTGGCGCACGGCGTCGCGCGCCCACGTTGAGGCGGATTATTCGATCAAGCGCGAGGCGGCAGCCATTGTCGCAGTCTACCGCCGCCTGCTGGACGCGCCTTAG
- a CDS encoding 3-deoxy-D-manno-octulosonic acid transferase, which produces MASAPFLYRAYVALTCALVPLAAYLETKKLRQAGVPVHRAHEKLGHATEDRQGSGPLIWFHAASVGESLSVLALITRIGVALPDAHFLITSGTPTSAELIAARMPPRCMHQFAPLDAPGPLKRFLKHWHPDAVVFVESELWPQMLRRTKESGARMVLVNARLSAKSIAQWTKRAKLSAYVFDVFDLILTQNDAMAQAMVDMNAPADRVARGSNLKSLAGPLPVDQDALFEARAALGHRPVWVASSTHPGEEIEVLQAHQILLKRFPDLHLILAPRHPQRGDEIAELISEMGLNYTRRSSGDDPGGAVFLADTLGELGTWYALTDIVFLGGSLEPIGGHNPFEVAQSGATVISGPHVTNFAETFAEMEDAGAAQHVEDGPALAQAIATLLDDDTALHTAKSAIAQFADAQTDQLDRIAARVIKALGFAP; this is translated from the coding sequence ATGGCCTCGGCCCCTTTCTTGTACCGCGCATATGTTGCCCTCACATGCGCTCTGGTACCGCTTGCCGCCTATCTGGAAACTAAAAAACTGCGCCAAGCCGGGGTGCCCGTACACCGTGCCCATGAAAAGTTAGGCCACGCGACCGAAGACCGTCAGGGCAGCGGGCCACTGATCTGGTTTCATGCCGCATCAGTTGGTGAAAGCCTCTCGGTTTTGGCGCTGATCACCCGCATAGGCGTCGCTTTGCCAGACGCGCATTTCCTCATCACATCCGGCACTCCAACGTCAGCAGAGCTGATTGCCGCAAGGATGCCGCCCCGCTGCATGCACCAATTTGCGCCATTGGATGCACCTGGCCCGCTCAAACGGTTCTTGAAACACTGGCACCCCGACGCGGTCGTTTTTGTCGAAAGCGAGCTGTGGCCCCAAATGCTGCGCCGGACCAAAGAAAGCGGTGCCCGGATGGTGTTGGTCAATGCGCGCCTATCCGCAAAATCCATCGCGCAATGGACCAAAAGAGCAAAGCTGTCGGCCTATGTCTTTGACGTCTTTGACCTGATCCTGACCCAGAATGATGCAATGGCCCAAGCCATGGTCGATATGAATGCCCCCGCTGACCGTGTTGCACGCGGCAGCAACCTTAAATCGTTGGCCGGCCCTTTGCCTGTGGATCAAGACGCCCTGTTTGAGGCACGCGCAGCCCTTGGTCACCGCCCCGTTTGGGTGGCGTCTTCGACCCATCCAGGCGAAGAAATCGAGGTCTTGCAGGCCCATCAAATCTTGCTGAAGCGTTTTCCCGACCTGCATCTAATTCTCGCGCCGCGCCATCCTCAACGCGGTGATGAAATCGCAGAACTGATATCTGAGATGGGTCTCAACTACACGCGGCGCAGCAGCGGCGACGATCCCGGAGGTGCGGTTTTTCTGGCCGACACGCTCGGAGAACTGGGTACGTGGTATGCCCTCACCGACATCGTGTTCCTCGGCGGATCGCTCGAACCTATCGGCGGGCACAACCCCTTTGAGGTCGCTCAATCCGGGGCCACCGTGATTTCAGGCCCACATGTGACCAACTTTGCCGAAACCTTTGCCGAGATGGAAGACGCAGGTGCCGCGCAACACGTCGAAGATGGCCCTGCGTTGGCGCAGGCAATTGCCACCTTGCTGGATGATGACACAGCGCTGCATACGGCCAAATCCGCCATCGCGCAATTTGCCGATGCTCAGACCGATCAACTCGACCGTATTGCCGCACGGGTCATCAAAGCGTTAGGTTTTGCACCATGA
- the moaA gene encoding GTP 3',8-cyclase MoaA produces the protein MNAPLIDPFARTINYLRVSVTDRCDFRCVYCMSENMTFLPKKELLTLEELDRMCSTFIGLGVEKLRITGGEPLVRRGIMQFFDGMKRHLDAGTLKELTLTTNGSQLEKYADQLYAAGVRRVNISLDTLDDAKFAEVTRWGRLPQVIRGIDAAQNAGLRVKINAVALKGFNEPELPQITQWCAERDMDLTWIEVMPMGDIGNEDRLSQYWSLNDVRAAYAEHYTVSDLAERTGGPARYVRLEETGQKIGFITPLSHNFCESCNRVRLTCTGEIFLCLGQEDAADLRAPLRAHPDDNGPLEDAIRAAIALKPKGHDFDYSRQRADGQMPRHMSHTGG, from the coding sequence ATGAATGCACCCCTGATCGATCCTTTCGCCCGCACCATCAATTACCTCCGTGTCTCTGTGACGGATCGGTGTGACTTCCGCTGCGTCTATTGCATGTCGGAAAACATGACGTTCCTGCCCAAGAAGGAACTGCTGACCCTCGAAGAATTGGACCGCATGTGCTCCACCTTTATCGGGCTTGGCGTAGAAAAACTGCGCATCACAGGCGGGGAACCTTTGGTGCGCCGTGGCATCATGCAGTTCTTTGACGGTATGAAACGCCACCTTGATGCAGGTACCCTCAAAGAGCTGACGCTAACAACCAATGGCAGCCAGCTCGAGAAGTACGCAGATCAACTTTATGCAGCAGGCGTACGCCGGGTGAACATCTCGCTCGACACGTTGGACGATGCCAAATTCGCCGAAGTTACCCGCTGGGGCCGTCTGCCTCAGGTTATTCGCGGCATTGATGCGGCCCAAAACGCAGGCTTGCGGGTCAAAATCAACGCCGTCGCGCTCAAAGGCTTTAACGAACCCGAGCTTCCGCAGATCACTCAGTGGTGTGCTGAGCGGGACATGGATCTGACATGGATCGAAGTCATGCCAATGGGCGATATTGGCAATGAAGATCGTCTAAGCCAATATTGGTCCCTCAACGACGTGCGCGCAGCCTACGCAGAACACTATACCGTCTCTGATTTGGCAGAACGCACTGGTGGCCCTGCCCGCTATGTCCGGCTTGAAGAAACCGGCCAAAAGATCGGGTTTATCACACCGCTCAGCCATAATTTTTGCGAAAGCTGCAACCGCGTTCGCCTCACCTGCACCGGCGAGATTTTTCTTTGCCTTGGTCAAGAAGACGCCGCTGATCTGCGCGCGCCTTTGCGGGCCCACCCGGATGACAATGGCCCGCTCGAAGATGCGATTCGTGCCGCCATAGCACTCAAACCCAAGGGCCATGATTTTGACTACTCCCGTCAACGTGCAGACGGCCAGATGCCCCGCCACATGAGCCATACGGGCGGCTGA
- a CDS encoding DNA alkylation repair protein gives MEQLEALADPARAIGLRSYHKADRVYLGLTNPQINTLAQDWRQELELADRVALADSLWRTDIFEARLAAAKLLTQARMRPDDSAAWALIASWAPDFDSWGIADHACMASQKRLVADPNRLDEVETWTTSENLWVRRAALVVTLPWTKQNHPKPDESAARARILTWVATYVPDHKWFIQKAIATWLRELSKHDPDATRAFLAEHGPQMKAFAAKEAARQLPKT, from the coding sequence ATGGAACAGCTTGAAGCCCTAGCAGACCCGGCCCGCGCGATCGGTTTGCGCAGCTATCACAAGGCAGATCGGGTCTATCTGGGCCTGACCAACCCGCAGATCAATACACTGGCACAGGACTGGCGGCAGGAACTGGAACTGGCCGACCGCGTGGCTCTTGCCGACAGCCTTTGGCGTACTGATATTTTTGAAGCACGCTTGGCCGCCGCCAAACTGCTGACCCAAGCCCGCATGCGGCCTGATGACAGTGCCGCGTGGGCACTGATCGCCTCTTGGGCACCTGATTTTGACAGCTGGGGCATCGCGGATCACGCGTGTATGGCAAGTCAAAAACGCCTTGTCGCCGATCCCAATCGCCTTGACGAAGTAGAAACGTGGACAACGTCCGAGAACCTCTGGGTGCGGCGCGCGGCACTAGTTGTGACCCTGCCTTGGACCAAACAGAACCATCCAAAGCCCGATGAAAGCGCCGCGCGCGCACGGATCCTCACGTGGGTTGCTACTTATGTGCCAGACCACAAATGGTTCATCCAAAAAGCCATCGCGACGTGGCTGCGCGAGCTTAGCAAACATGACCCGGACGCTACCCGTGCGTTCCTTGCTGAGCATGGGCCTCAGATGAAAGCCTTCGCCGCCAAGGAAGCCGCGCGACAGCTGCCAAAAACCTAA
- the glmS gene encoding glutamine--fructose-6-phosphate transaminase (isomerizing) → MCGIVGVLGQHEVAPILVEALKRLEYRGYDSAGIATINDGKLDRRRAVGKLVNLSDLLVHEPLAGKSGIGHTRWATHGGPSVSNAHPHKAGPVAVVHNGIIENFRELRAELAENGVEFVTETDTETVALLTHHYLEQGMSPVDATTKTLSRLHGAFALAFLFDGEEDLMIAARKGSPLAVGYGDGEMYVGSDAIALSPMTNRIAYLEEGDRAVLTRNSIEVFDANGTLANREIKTISVNNTRIDKAGHKHFMAKEIAEQPGVIADALHHYLSQDGQITLPDPGIDFTKIERITMVACGTASYACLTAKYWFEQIARIPVEVDVASEFRYREPPIPSNTLALFVSQSGETADTLAALRYCDGKAAQIASVVNVPESSIARESDIAMPIHAGVEVGVASTKAFTCQLSVLFMLALKAGSDRGEITPEQLADHISALRGLPALITTALERDADMANTARKLASARDVLFLGRGAMFPLALEGALKLKEISYIHAEAYASGELKHGPIALVDEDVPVVVMAPRDTLFDKTVSNMQEVMARKGKVILISDAKGLAEAAEGVWDTIEMPAVADAVAPILYAIPAQLLAYHTAVAKGTDVDQPRNLAKSVTVE, encoded by the coding sequence ATGTGTGGTATTGTTGGGGTCCTTGGTCAGCATGAAGTTGCGCCAATCTTGGTTGAGGCGCTAAAACGCCTCGAATATCGCGGCTACGACAGCGCCGGCATCGCTACCATTAACGACGGCAAACTTGATCGCCGTCGCGCCGTGGGCAAGCTGGTCAATCTGAGTGATTTGTTGGTGCATGAACCGCTGGCAGGTAAATCTGGCATAGGCCACACACGCTGGGCGACCCATGGTGGCCCATCAGTGTCTAACGCACACCCCCATAAGGCGGGACCAGTTGCCGTTGTGCACAATGGCATCATTGAGAATTTCCGCGAACTGCGCGCAGAGCTTGCTGAAAATGGCGTGGAATTCGTAACGGAAACCGACACCGAGACCGTCGCACTCCTGACGCATCACTATCTGGAACAAGGCATGTCCCCCGTTGATGCGACCACCAAAACGCTGTCGCGGCTGCATGGTGCATTTGCCCTCGCGTTCTTGTTTGACGGCGAAGAGGATCTGATGATCGCCGCGCGCAAAGGTTCTCCTTTGGCCGTCGGATACGGTGACGGCGAAATGTACGTCGGCTCAGATGCGATCGCACTTTCGCCGATGACAAACCGGATTGCCTATCTTGAAGAAGGTGACCGCGCCGTTCTTACCAGAAACTCCATCGAGGTTTTTGACGCCAATGGCACGCTGGCCAATCGCGAAATCAAGACGATTTCCGTCAACAATACCCGCATCGACAAGGCCGGGCATAAACACTTCATGGCCAAAGAAATTGCCGAGCAACCCGGCGTGATCGCCGACGCTTTGCACCACTACCTCAGCCAAGATGGGCAGATCACCCTGCCCGACCCAGGCATTGATTTCACCAAGATTGAGCGCATCACCATGGTTGCATGTGGCACGGCGTCTTACGCGTGCCTAACCGCGAAATACTGGTTCGAACAAATCGCGCGCATCCCAGTCGAAGTCGATGTTGCCTCCGAGTTCCGTTACCGTGAACCACCGATCCCGAGTAATACATTGGCCCTTTTTGTCAGCCAATCGGGTGAAACGGCCGACACTCTTGCCGCTTTGCGCTATTGCGACGGCAAGGCCGCGCAGATCGCCAGCGTGGTTAATGTGCCGGAATCCTCGATTGCGCGCGAAAGCGATATCGCCATGCCGATCCATGCTGGTGTAGAAGTCGGTGTGGCCTCGACCAAAGCGTTCACCTGCCAGCTTTCGGTCCTGTTTATGCTCGCTCTTAAGGCGGGGTCTGACCGTGGGGAAATTACGCCAGAACAACTTGCCGATCACATCTCCGCGCTACGCGGCCTGCCAGCTCTTATCACCACTGCACTGGAACGCGATGCGGACATGGCCAACACCGCACGCAAGCTCGCGTCGGCCCGTGACGTGCTGTTCTTGGGGCGCGGAGCCATGTTCCCCCTCGCCCTCGAAGGTGCGCTTAAACTAAAAGAAATCAGCTATATACATGCCGAAGCTTATGCGTCCGGCGAGCTAAAGCATGGCCCCATCGCGCTCGTGGATGAAGACGTCCCCGTCGTTGTCATGGCCCCCCGCGACACGCTTTTCGACAAGACCGTGAGCAACATGCAAGAAGTCATGGCCCGCAAAGGTAAAGTGATCCTAATCTCTGACGCCAAAGGCCTCGCTGAGGCCGCCGAGGGTGTTTGGGATACGATTGAGATGCCTGCCGTAGCCGATGCTGTGGCCCCTATCCTTTATGCAATCCCAGCGCAGTTGCTGGCCTATCACACCGCCGTCGCCAAAGGCACGGATGTGGACCAACCCCGCAACCTCGCAAAATCGGTGACCGTAGAATGA
- the glmU gene encoding bifunctional UDP-N-acetylglucosamine diphosphorylase/glucosamine-1-phosphate N-acetyltransferase GlmU, translated as MKTALVILAAGKGTRMNSDLPKVLHPIAGDPMLIHAMAAGATLEPAHTVVVAGHEAEMVTTAALAYDGEARVVVQTEQLGTAHAVAQARPALEGFDGTVLVLYGDTPFVQPETLEKMRDASVDHDVVVLGFEAADPGRYGRLVLSGDALDSIVEFKDASEQERAITLCNSGVIACDATLLFSLIDAVSNENAAGEYYLTDIVALARARGLSATVVTCDEDETLGVNSRAQLAEAEAAFQTRARAALLEDGVTLPAPNTVYLARDTVIGRDTIIEPNVVFGPGVTVESGATIRAFSHLEGCHISRGSIVGPYARLRPGAELAENVRVGNFVEIKNAQIEPGAKVNHLSYIGDAHIGAGANIGAGTITCNYDGVMKHHTHIGARAFIGSNTMLVAPVHIGDGAMTGSGSVITSDVEADALALARAPQIEKPGMARKLFEMLKAKKAKSQRGS; from the coding sequence ATGAAAACAGCACTTGTCATCCTTGCCGCAGGCAAAGGCACCCGGATGAATTCGGACTTGCCCAAGGTCCTTCACCCAATTGCGGGCGACCCCATGTTGATCCATGCGATGGCCGCAGGGGCCACACTTGAGCCCGCGCATACTGTCGTCGTAGCAGGCCACGAAGCCGAAATGGTCACAACAGCCGCCCTCGCGTATGACGGCGAAGCCCGGGTTGTTGTGCAAACCGAACAGTTGGGCACGGCCCACGCGGTTGCTCAAGCACGCCCGGCGCTTGAGGGTTTTGATGGGACGGTTCTGGTGCTTTACGGCGATACCCCGTTTGTGCAGCCAGAGACGCTGGAAAAGATGCGCGACGCCAGTGTCGACCACGACGTGGTTGTTTTGGGGTTTGAAGCTGCAGATCCTGGACGCTACGGGCGGCTTGTACTGTCTGGTGACGCGCTGGACAGCATTGTCGAATTCAAGGATGCTTCAGAGCAAGAGCGCGCGATTACGTTGTGCAACTCTGGCGTAATAGCCTGCGACGCAACGCTGCTCTTTTCGTTGATCGATGCGGTCAGCAATGAAAACGCGGCTGGCGAATATTACCTGACTGATATCGTCGCCCTCGCCCGCGCTCGCGGCCTAAGCGCTACGGTTGTTACCTGTGACGAGGACGAAACCCTTGGCGTCAATTCACGCGCACAACTGGCCGAGGCCGAAGCTGCGTTTCAAACCCGCGCCCGTGCTGCCTTGCTGGAAGATGGCGTGACCCTACCAGCACCAAATACGGTTTATCTGGCTCGTGACACCGTGATCGGTCGCGACACCATCATTGAACCGAATGTGGTTTTTGGCCCCGGTGTGACCGTTGAAAGCGGCGCGACCATACGCGCGTTCAGCCACCTCGAAGGTTGCCACATATCTCGCGGATCAATTGTTGGGCCCTATGCCCGCCTGCGCCCGGGTGCCGAGTTAGCCGAAAACGTCCGCGTCGGTAATTTTGTTGAGATCAAGAATGCCCAAATCGAACCTGGAGCCAAGGTAAACCACCTCAGCTACATCGGCGACGCGCATATTGGTGCGGGTGCAAACATCGGTGCGGGCACCATCACTTGCAATTATGACGGCGTGATGAAGCATCATACACATATCGGCGCGCGTGCCTTTATTGGGTCCAACACTATGCTGGTTGCGCCGGTGCATATCGGTGATGGCGCGATGACGGGTTCAGGTTCGGTGATCACTTCAGACGTAGAAGCCGACGCGCTGGCCCTTGCCCGCGCACCACAAATTGAGAAACCCGGCATGGCACGAAAATTGTTCGAAATGTTAAAGGCCAAGAAGGCCAAATCCCAGAGGGGTAGTTAA
- a CDS encoding HAD-IA family hydrolase translates to MKTVIFDLDGTLADTSGDLIAAANSCFRALGEGDMLDANRDAATALKGGRAMLRLGMTRLGRAEDDAEIDAQYPHLLAAYAKDIDSHTTMYPGAMDAVEALKTMGYGVGVCTNKPEGLAEILMTRLGVRAAFASLLGADSLSVRKPDPEHLYETARRAGGDPNKCLLVGDTDTDRKTAAAAGVPCVLVTFGPAGGDMLALNPAALLKDYVDLPQIVVNLLGEA, encoded by the coding sequence ATGAAAACAGTCATTTTTGATCTAGACGGGACATTGGCCGATACCAGCGGTGATCTGATCGCTGCGGCCAACAGCTGTTTTCGGGCTCTAGGAGAGGGCGACATGTTGGACGCAAACCGTGATGCGGCAACAGCGCTAAAGGGCGGGCGCGCGATGCTGCGGCTGGGAATGACCCGCCTAGGGCGGGCCGAGGATGACGCCGAAATCGATGCGCAATACCCCCATCTGCTCGCGGCCTACGCCAAAGACATCGACAGTCATACCACGATGTACCCCGGTGCGATGGATGCGGTCGAAGCGCTGAAAACGATGGGTTACGGCGTGGGCGTTTGCACCAACAAGCCCGAAGGGTTGGCGGAAATTTTGATGACGCGGCTTGGTGTGCGGGCCGCGTTTGCTTCGCTTTTGGGGGCAGATAGCCTTTCTGTGCGCAAGCCTGATCCTGAGCATTTGTATGAAACCGCGCGTCGGGCGGGCGGTGACCCCAATAAATGTCTGTTGGTGGGTGACACGGATACAGACCGAAAAACGGCAGCGGCAGCAGGGGTGCCTTGTGTTCTGGTCACATTCGGACCCGCAGGTGGCGATATGCTTGCGTTAAATCCTGCGGCATTGTTGAAAGACTATGTCGATCTGCCGCAGATCGTCGTGAATTTGTTGGGAGAAGCATGA
- a CDS encoding DegT/DnrJ/EryC1/StrS family aminotransferase, protein MDEDFKGSFTQQEPIPEAGIEAAIAVMRSGRLHRYNTAPGETAETALLEQEFATSVSAKYCLAVASGGYAMATALRAMGVKPGDKVLSNAFTLAPVPGAIAALGAVPVFVGVTRDLTLDLEDLATKADQAQVLLLSHMRGHICDMEALMAICDAHDVQVIEDCAHTMGASWKGIPSGRFGAVGCYSCQTYKHVNSGEGGLLVTDDAEIAAKAIMLSGSYMLYERHLAGPDLAAFETVRYQTPNISGRMDNLRAALLRPQLADLGTQCARWNERYYAIEDGLRGTPGLTVIERPPNERIVGSSIQFLLEGWTEGPVQEVLARCIKRGVELKWFGAAEPLGFTSRYDSWRYVDAAPMPQSDAILAGIVDMRVPLTFSLEDCALIARIIRQEVSAVFQSQD, encoded by the coding sequence ATGGATGAGGATTTCAAAGGCAGTTTCACCCAGCAAGAACCGATACCCGAAGCCGGGATCGAGGCCGCGATAGCCGTTATGCGCAGCGGGCGGCTGCACCGCTATAACACAGCCCCTGGAGAGACAGCTGAGACAGCGTTGCTGGAGCAGGAATTTGCCACCAGTGTTAGTGCAAAATACTGTCTTGCTGTGGCGTCTGGGGGCTATGCGATGGCCACTGCGCTGCGGGCCATGGGGGTTAAGCCGGGGGATAAGGTCCTGAGTAACGCGTTTACGCTGGCCCCTGTGCCGGGCGCGATTGCGGCCCTAGGAGCGGTGCCGGTGTTTGTGGGTGTGACACGCGACCTTACGTTGGACCTCGAAGATTTGGCGACCAAGGCGGATCAGGCGCAGGTTTTGCTGCTCAGCCACATGCGTGGGCATATCTGCGACATGGAGGCGTTGATGGCGATCTGTGACGCCCATGATGTGCAGGTCATTGAAGATTGCGCTCATACTATGGGGGCCAGCTGGAAAGGCATACCATCGGGGCGTTTTGGTGCTGTGGGCTGCTATTCGTGTCAGACCTATAAACATGTGAATTCCGGTGAAGGCGGTTTGCTGGTCACAGATGACGCTGAGATTGCTGCGAAGGCGATCATGCTGTCGGGATCGTACATGCTTTATGAAAGGCACTTGGCGGGGCCGGATTTGGCTGCGTTTGAAACGGTGCGCTATCAGACACCAAATATTTCGGGGCGCATGGACAACCTGCGCGCAGCTTTGTTGCGCCCGCAACTTGCGGACCTTGGAACGCAATGCGCACGGTGGAACGAACGGTATTATGCGATCGAAGACGGATTGCGCGGGACGCCGGGACTTACGGTGATTGAGCGGCCCCCAAACGAACGCATTGTCGGATCATCGATCCAATTCTTGTTAGAAGGGTGGACCGAGGGCCCAGTGCAAGAGGTGTTGGCGCGCTGCATTAAGCGCGGTGTTGAGCTGAAATGGTTCGGGGCGGCGGAGCCTTTGGGCTTTACCAGCCGATACGACAGTTGGCGTTATGTGGACGCAGCCCCCATGCCGCAAAGTGATGCGATCCTTGCGGGGATTGTGGATATGCGCGTGCCGCTGACTTTTTCGCTAGAAGATTGCGCGTTGATTGCGCGGATCATCCGGCAAGAAGTGAGCGCGGTTTTCCAATCACAGGATTGA